Within Vicia villosa cultivar HV-30 ecotype Madison, WI linkage group LG1, Vvil1.0, whole genome shotgun sequence, the genomic segment AAATAAGGGTCATAAAGAAAAAGGAAGTATTATGTAATGAGTGTCATAATAATGTATGGTAAATAAAGAGTGAGTTATAATTGATGACATCATTGTGGAGAATATGAAAGAGGGCAACTACATGAGGCCAACAAAAGGCAGTGGGAATGGGAGGGAAATTGTGTATGTGACTTGGCTGTTTCAAGGGGGGTTGTCAAGCATCCAACAATGGGAGCCAGGGGAACTCAATTTCGCTATAGCAGCAGCTTGTGAATACCGCTGGTGTGATTTGCTCATTTTTTACAGAGCCAAGTTTTCGGTGGATGCAAACTTCAGCATTGAAAACAAGGCTGTATTTGAAGGGGTAGGTAATGATAGAGATCAAATAAGGGTCATAAGGAAAAAGGAAGTATTATGTAATGAGTGTCATAATAATGTATGGTAAATAAAGAGTGAGTTAGGATTCTTAGTTGCCATGTTAGTTATATCTTAGTAGTATAAATGGTGATGTGTGAATTGTATCCATTATGTTAGAATATTGAATGAGCCATTATGGTTAGAACATGAAGAATGTGAATTCCTTTTTATATTATTCTCACTCTTCATCTATTGAATATTTTACATTGTTGATATATTTTCTTTACTTCATTTCTTACTTTGGATTTTGGCGTTCCATCGCTTTCAGTACAAGTAATAAATATACAATAAAGGGAAGAGGACTAAACGTGGAAGTTAAGATTGGAGTTTTTCAAAATTTACTCTAAACTAAAGTTTTTCACTATCCTCTCTGGTCGTGAACTTTATATTTACCTTGCAGTCTGAATCAGTTGCTGCGAACTGTCCAAGTAACAATGCCGCTTCCCTCTGACTCTCAGAGCAGCAGGAGCTATTAAAAGTAATTAGAATGCATTAATGGAACATGCTTATCTAATTATATATTGTATAAATTATTGTTAAGAAACAAAAATATTGGAGTCCGTAGCCCTGCAATATTAGAGTCCAAAGCTGATAATATACCCAAGTAATCCAATAACTGGTTGTAGAGCACCAGCAAAAAGAACCTCTTTCTTTATATTAGGAGAAGAGTGAACTAGATTTCCAATCACACCAACCTGTAATACAATCCAATTAATTTCATGTGGCGGATGAGAGATGTACAAATACAGCTCGTAATTATTGCAAAACCTAAAATTTATAACTGAAGCTGCCTTATTCATACCGCTTCATAATGAATAGCAGCATCTTCAGAACGCAACATTAGAATCAGAGTCGGAAGAGCATTGCATTCAACAATCTGGCAATCATGATGTTGTGTTACTAGTTGTATCATATTCAAAACTCAACTTTCAAAATATGACCACCACCTACCTGattcttattttcatcatttttaaAAGCTAGGGTTCTCAGTGCACCAGCAGCAGCTCTTTGCACCTTTGTGTCGGCAGACTCAAGCAAATGAATAAGTGGAGGAATTCCACCTTCCATCCTACACGAAAAGTCCATATAATactaagaaagaaagaaaatccaAATTGAGCCTACAAATATGATAGTGCATGAAGAAGCAAACCTGACGCGGGTTTTAATGTTGCTATTCTCGTGTGCAAGATTAGTAACAGCATCTGCAGCCCTACGAATGAGACTATTAATGGCACGAGAAGTTAAGCCATTGTTATGCCTCTTCAAAAGATCAACAAGGTGAGTTAAGGCACCACTGTCAACAATGAGCTGCTGATGTTCTGGCTGTAGAAAACATTTCAAATAAGATAGTAGTTGAGCAATTATACCTTTATTTAGAGATAAATAATTTTGTCCAAAAGAAAAGTAGGCTAAGAGTTATATATATGTGATACATGCCATATATATTATGCAAAATCGGGTGAAAAGTGACACGGTACTCGTCATGGAAGGTGTTGGTACATGAATTTATAAAGGAAATCATATGATACTCTATTCACATCTCATTACCAAAGCTAAAATCAATCATGTTATGCTAATAACAGGATACATAAATGAATGTTTAGAATTCCAAAACCCATAGCAACTAGCAAGAGAAACACTCACCAGAGTCCAAGAATGAATTAAAATGCTGGTTCTTTGTTAGGACCAAAGGAGACAGCTCCCTTCTCCCAatctattttctattattttaaacCTATGAGAGACATTTGTTTTAACCAAACATTTCAAAAGCATTTTTACTGTTTCATAATTGTTCATCGAAAAAATCAGTAGGTTTTTCGCCGGGTTTAAAGCTCGAGGATTTTTCTTAGTATTTCTAGTTTTTGTTCAAAGCAGTAagattttattcttattttgtgaccattttaaaaataacaagTTGCTTTCATGTCATCCCATGTCATGGAAGGTGTTGGTACATGGATTTATAAAGGAAATCATATGATAATCTATTCACATCTCATTACCAAAGGTAAAATCAATCATGTTATACTAATAACAGGATACATAAATGAATGTTTAGAACTCCAAAACCCATAGCAAGAGAAACACTCACCAGAGtcctaaaatgaattaaaaatgctGGTTCTTTGTTAGGACCAACGGAGACAGCTCCCTTCTCCCAatctattttctattattttaaacCTATGAGAGACATTTGTTTTGACCAAACATTTCAAAAGCATTTTTAGTGTTTCATGATAGTTCATCGAAAAAATCAGTAGGAGGTTACCATCATGCAGTAAGATTTTACTCTTATTTTGTGAGCATTTTAAAAATAACAAGTTGCTTTCATGTCATCCCATAGCCTTTTTCTAACTTAACCACCTATACCCTATTTTTTTTCACTCCAAAATTGTCACATAAGTTTCACCGTAGCAGGTTCCCATCATCAGAAAAATTTAAGGGAGAGTAAGTGCCTTGTCCAGCATTGAGACAAAACACTGCATTCAGACAAATTCTGATCAATAAATGATTCATAGCAACTAGGAAGTGCTTAACACAATCTGCCTTGTGGAGTTGATACACAAAGGCAAATCATGTGCATTATTGCCAATAACAATATTCCTATAAATTCAATCAATTCTAAAGCCTTAAATTTTATTATGACTGGATATGGTTGTTTCCTTCAACGTTGTCAAGATCTCAATCTAGATCTTAAAATCTAACTATTTTGCGATCTCACTCACCCCGATGATCCCGGTCTTAACTAGAAACAGAATCATGTGTTGTAGCcaaattttgaaaaacaaaatatcaTAAAACCATTGATTTTGTGTGATCTTGGCCAGTTCCGGCCGCAATCGGCCGATTTTTGGCCACCGCCATCAATGTAGTCAAGCACGAGATCTTAAGTGGAATCGCTCGGCTTGAGAAAGATTGTAAAACTCGGATCATTAGCACGACATGTGCAATCCTACCGAAGGGAAAACTGGTAATTTCATATATATTTACACGCACACATACACAAAcatgaaaattataattttgtttgggCCAGAAAAATAAAAGGCCCAGCACGATTTTTTACAATCTTGCTTCAAAAAGCTTGATCTTGATCACATCGACGATGAAGACGATCTTTCTCTGATCGTAAAACTCTCAAGCATCCTTGGCACGTAAGATCTTACGATCCAACACTTAATCTTGACTACACTGACCACCATTACAAGCCAAGAAGATGATAAGAAGCCAATACGCAACAATTATGGTTCGGCGGAGGCCATTATCCCAAGAATACATTTGCCTACCAAAACATCATGTAAAAAACTTCAAATATATAGTATTACTTTTTCGTTTTAGTAATATCTTACGATCTTATGTTTATCGATCTTGCTATCCCATCTCGATCTTACAAAAATAATTGGATAGGATCTTCCGATCTTAGTTACGATCTTATGTTTTACAATCTTTCCATCCCCTCTCGATACTGACAACCTTGGTTTCCTTGGCTCTTCTCTGTGATTTGGCGTGTTTGGTTTCACAAAGTAGtaacaaaattgattttaattcacATAATATGTGAGTTCAGTTAAAAAAGTTACCACGAAAAAAAATGACTGAGCCTCCAAACCAGTTTGACTAGAAGTAATAAATAAATCCAAATAATTTATCATTTTACTTCAAACTATATTATACCAAAATAAACTTTATAAAACTACCTTGTCATTTAAAATCATGTTTAGCCAAGTACATGCAGTTTCGATCCCTCCTCTTCGGAATAGGGCAAAGCAACGGTACAGTCAAAACAGATTAAACAAAAAGTACTGACATTGGGTGCTGATATAAAACATCAACATTTCCCGTAATTGtgtattgaaaattaaattaaattaaaaaaaaaaaaaaacaagattaAAGATGACAGTGACACATTTAAAATTCCACATAATTCATACAATACAGTAAGTAGTgtttaatttatgaaaataaaacagaaagGAACAGTGTGTTATGCTCTTCTCAGCTAAACTCTTATAACATATCAAAACACAACTTTTTTAACTGTGTCTGGCCTGTGCTGTAATCTTTAAATCAGTGCTGTCGATGGCGAATAGCGGTCCATGGCGGAGAACCAAAATCCCACCATACCAGCCGCTATGCGGCGGCATTGTAGCGGATTATAGTGGAAAAAACCGCAATATCGGCCAATATTTACCATTGCGGCAAGCTCAAAAACCACCATGTATATCCGCCATAGCGGCCATGGCGCCAACATTTGACAACACTGTTTTAAATGCACGAAACAAGAAATGGAAACAATATGATATATTTCCTCCGTTCTAATTATGCCAACTCCGTTTTATTCTGTTCTAAGCTTCTCATTTCTAACATGTCACCTACAAATGGCTTAACAACTCACTTGTATAATTCAGCCTAAATACTGCTATAACAATAAGCGAATAAGTTTTCAAAGAAAAAGCATTATTATCAATCAAATATAAGACTTCTACTAATTCATTTCCCATagtcatacaaattttcaatatATGCTTCAACACAAGCAGGTAACCGAAGAAAATAGTTAAATATGGAATttcagaaagaagaaaaaaaacagttGCAGACAAATCAAATTACCTTGACCGCAAGAAGTCCTAGAGCGAAAGCACTTCCTTTCTCAACTTCATGTTCAAACGGCAACACCTTCTGATCGCAATCCTCCACAGGCGGCGCCTGAAGATGCTTAACCAAAGCCGGAATAGCACCTCCTTCCACAATAACATTCACCACTTCCTCTGAAAACAAACCACAAACAGATTCACACACGCACGCACATGCAAGCGATAAACAAGAACAACGAATCACAAACACCACACTTCCATATCAATTCAAGCAAACGCAGTAACGAGATCGAGACATCGATTTACCATTCTTCGCGAGATCAGCGAGCGCATGAGTGGCACGCTTCGCCGCTGCTCTGTCGGACTCCTTCCACGTGAAACTCGACTCGAGGATGTTGACCTGATTCTCCACTTCAGTTAAAACTGCCGCACGCTCGTCGGCGGTGGGCGGCGTCGCCGAGATCTGTGGCTCGTCCTGTGATTCTTCGTCTAGCTTCCGTTTTTGCCCCTTCCTCTCGGAGAGGCAGTGACTTTGGCGTCTCTGAAACTCCATGGATGAGAGAAGAAGAGGCGGGTTTTCACAGTATGTGTTGTTGGCGCTCTGGTTAACGGAAaggaaagagagagaagagatagGAAATGGCGAGAAATGGAAATTTGGATTTGAATGGATGACAGATGGGAGGGGTATTTCGGGCAGGGCGCACATGTAAAcggaaaaccatttttttatttaatcaaatcgAAATTTATTAAAT encodes:
- the LOC131643451 gene encoding ARM REPEAT PROTEIN INTERACTING WITH ABF2-like isoform X2; this encodes MCALPEIPLPSVIHSNPNFHFSPFPISSLSFLSVNQSANNTYCENPPLLLSSMEFQRRQSHCLSERKGQKRKLDEESQDEPQISATPPTADERAAVLTEVENQVNILESSFTWKESDRAAAKRATHALADLAKNEEVVNVIVEGGAIPALVKHLQAPPVEDCDQKVLPFEHEVEKGSAFALGLLAVKPEHQQLIVDSGALTHLVDLLKRHNNGLTSRAINSLIRRAADAVTNLAHENSNIKTRVRMEGGIPPLIHLLESADTKVQRAAAGALRTLAFKNDENKNQIVECNALPTLILMLRSEDAAIHYEAVGVIGNLVHSSPNIKKEVLFAGALQPVIGLLGSCCSESQREAALLLGQFAATDSDCKVHIVQRGAVRPLIEMLSSSDVQLREMSAFALGRLAQDNVSDFIRVGGVQRLQEGEFIVQATKDCVSKTLKRLEEKIHGRVLSHLLYLMRVSERGFQRRIALVLAHLCSADDQRRIFIEHHGLELLIGLLCSSSTKQQLDSAVALCKLANKASTLSPVDAAPPSPTPQVYLGEKFVNNATLSDVTFLVEGKRFYAHRICLLASSDAFRAMFDGGYREKDARDIEIPNIRWEVFELMMRFIYTGSVDVTPDIAQDLLRAADQYLLEGLKRLCEYTIAQDILLENVSNMYELSEAFNAISLRHACILFILKHFDKLSARPGHSLLIQRTIPEIRNYFVNALTNANSHRQ